From Calditrichota bacterium, one genomic window encodes:
- a CDS encoding MoxR family ATPase produces MNPDIKAINEKVEQESVFVEKIKSEVSKVIVGQNYMIERLLIGLLSNGHILLEGVPGLAKTLTVKTLSETIKTKFQRIQFTPDLLPADLIGTLIYNQKDGAFTTKKGPLFSNLILADEINRSPAKVQSALLEAMQERQVTIGENTFPLEDPFLVLATQNPIEQEGTYPLPEAQVDRFMLKISVGYPSKDEELEIIRRQTKKEVATVESVISPDDILKARNVVKDVYVDEKIEKYIIDIVFATREPQEYGLSELKDLITFGASPRASISLALAAKAHAFLNGRGYVTPEDIRSIGMDVMRHRVILSYEAEAEDMSTEDVIRKVLNRVEVP; encoded by the coding sequence ATGAACCCGGATATTAAAGCAATAAATGAAAAAGTAGAACAGGAAAGTGTTTTTGTTGAAAAAATAAAATCAGAGGTTTCAAAAGTAATAGTTGGCCAAAACTATATGATTGAGCGTTTGCTTATCGGCCTGCTTTCTAACGGGCATATTCTTTTGGAAGGCGTTCCGGGATTAGCGAAAACCTTAACTGTAAAAACCCTTTCTGAAACCATTAAAACAAAATTTCAGCGTATTCAGTTTACACCCGATTTGCTCCCTGCAGATTTAATCGGGACATTAATTTACAATCAAAAAGATGGTGCTTTTACAACCAAGAAAGGGCCATTGTTCAGCAACCTGATCCTGGCGGATGAGATAAATCGCTCCCCGGCAAAGGTGCAGAGTGCACTTTTAGAAGCAATGCAGGAACGCCAGGTAACAATCGGTGAAAATACTTTTCCATTGGAAGATCCATTTCTTGTTTTGGCAACTCAAAATCCTATTGAACAAGAAGGAACCTATCCATTACCCGAAGCACAGGTTGACAGGTTTATGCTGAAAATAAGTGTTGGCTATCCTTCAAAAGATGAAGAGTTGGAAATTATTCGCCGTCAGACAAAAAAAGAAGTGGCCACTGTAGAGTCAGTTATTTCTCCTGATGATATTTTGAAAGCGCGCAATGTTGTAAAAGATGTTTATGTAGATGAAAAAATTGAGAAATACATTATCGATATTGTTTTTGCCACACGTGAACCACAAGAATATGGTTTATCAGAGCTTAAAGATTTAATTACTTTTGGTGCAAGTCCAAGGGCATCAATTTCATTGGCTTTAGCTGCCAAGGCGCATGCCTTTTTAAATGGAAGAGGTTATGTAACGCCAGAAGATATTCGGTCAATTGGAATGGATGTAATGCGTCACAGGGTCATTTTATCTTATGAAGCCGAAGCGGAAGATATGAGCACAGAAGATGTTATCCGTAAAGTGCTAAACAGGGTAGAAGTACCTTAG
- a CDS encoding BamA/TamA family outer membrane protein, with protein MKITHIILTTFLFCTIIFAETEVTKISFKQTSAFDDDDLINIIHSEEDEEFEPRLIKLDQILLNNYFRKNGYLLVEVSDSLFFSRNRKEVQIKYIIDPGPRYYYGGVKFEGVKELSETKLEEHFEGIEIGSPFDESVVIEARKGVENEYYNKGKPFANVTSDYRFEQDSLVFAFLQIEENQTIYIKKIQYFGLKLVKKFLIRRELEIKKGDVYNREAMEKSQQNIYGTGLFRFARLEIDPISDDPQNVVLKIVVQERDAKWIGANFGIGHEQFYGSTGEITLQGGHRNIFGTARAASVHITPSFLYEFENNKIINAENKIAFKFVEPWIGNTRTPGIFQISYHQYRLPSSGDFNLLQTSFEIHHTFFNDIEISGTISAKFLDELDTDSIKVDLTGIQSGQAEIYSISTYAKRDTRPNLFNPTKGSLTDFSLSFSQSNSTNETNRFFTAVASWSRYQPWRITFGRNKLHWTLASRIKSGAIFEVGKNKSIPISERFYAGGATTVRGYSEQLLGPVASFDSDGHIDASTGGKLLMLANVEARIPLFWLLVGEVFVDAGRVWPDISSFKYEHIRYTTGLGIAILTPLGPVRVDYGYKLNKRPIDADNYAIHLGIYFAF; from the coding sequence ATGAAAATTACACATATAATTTTAACAACATTTCTTTTCTGTACAATTATTTTCGCAGAAACAGAAGTAACCAAAATATCCTTCAAACAAACATCTGCTTTCGATGATGATGATTTGATCAATATTATTCATTCTGAAGAAGATGAAGAGTTTGAACCACGCCTTATAAAGTTAGATCAAATCCTGTTGAATAACTATTTTCGTAAAAATGGCTACTTGCTGGTTGAAGTAAGTGACAGTCTCTTTTTTTCCAGAAATCGCAAAGAGGTTCAAATAAAATATATCATCGATCCTGGGCCGCGCTACTATTATGGCGGTGTAAAGTTTGAAGGCGTTAAAGAGCTGAGTGAAACAAAACTGGAAGAGCACTTTGAAGGAATAGAAATCGGTTCACCTTTTGATGAAAGCGTGGTGATTGAAGCGCGTAAAGGTGTTGAGAATGAATATTACAATAAAGGCAAACCTTTCGCAAATGTAACATCGGACTATAGGTTTGAGCAAGATTCCCTGGTATTTGCATTTTTGCAAATCGAAGAAAACCAGACCATTTATATAAAAAAAATCCAATATTTCGGGTTGAAGCTGGTTAAAAAATTTCTTATTCGTCGTGAGCTTGAGATAAAAAAGGGCGATGTCTACAATCGTGAAGCGATGGAAAAATCCCAGCAAAATATTTATGGTACCGGTCTGTTCCGCTTTGCGCGATTAGAGATTGACCCGATTTCGGATGATCCTCAAAATGTTGTTTTAAAAATTGTTGTTCAGGAGCGCGATGCAAAATGGATTGGTGCTAATTTTGGAATTGGCCACGAACAGTTTTATGGCAGTACAGGAGAAATTACTCTTCAGGGTGGTCATAGAAATATTTTTGGTACGGCACGGGCTGCAAGTGTTCATATAACGCCATCGTTTTTATATGAATTTGAGAATAACAAAATTATAAATGCGGAAAATAAAATAGCCTTTAAATTTGTTGAGCCTTGGATTGGAAATACGCGCACACCGGGCATTTTTCAAATTTCTTACCACCAATACCGTTTGCCAAGTAGTGGCGATTTTAACTTGCTGCAAACATCGTTTGAGATTCATCATACCTTTTTTAATGATATTGAAATCAGCGGGACTATAAGCGCCAAATTTTTAGATGAGCTTGATACAGATTCAATAAAAGTAGATTTAACCGGAATTCAATCCGGCCAGGCAGAAATTTATTCTATTTCAACGTACGCAAAAAGGGATACCAGGCCCAACCTGTTTAATCCTACAAAAGGCTCTTTAACAGATTTTAGTTTAAGTTTTTCACAAAGTAACAGTACAAACGAGACAAACCGTTTTTTTACAGCTGTTGCATCCTGGTCTCGTTATCAACCGTGGCGCATAACCTTTGGCCGCAATAAACTACACTGGACTTTGGCCTCAAGGATAAAAAGTGGCGCCATTTTTGAGGTTGGCAAAAATAAGTCCATTCCTATCAGTGAGCGGTTTTATGCCGGCGGTGCAACAACTGTTCGCGGTTATTCAGAACAGCTTTTAGGGCCGGTAGCTTCCTTCGATAGCGATGGGCATATTGATGCTTCCACTGGTGGTAAGCTTTTGATGTTGGCAAATGTTGAGGCGCGAATTCCACTATTTTGGTTGCTTGTGGGCGAAGTGTTTGTAGATGCCGGGAGAGTTTGGCCGGATATAAGCAGCTTTAAGTATGAACATATTCGGTATACTACAGGATTGGGTATTGCCATTTTAACACCGCTTGGCCCTGTGCGTGTTGATTATGGTTATAAGCTCAACAAACGTCCCATTGATGCTGATAATTACGCCATCCACCTTGGAATCTATTTCGCTTTTTGA
- a CDS encoding MBOAT family protein translates to MLFNSITFFIFFSIFLILYWGFAKKNLKLQNFMILIASYVFYGWWDWRFLSLIILSSIIDYAAGIKIHNSFDQSGKRRYLFISLLVNLGALGLFKYFNFFIESWNESWQMFGIQMSLPVMQIILPVGISFYTFQTLSYTIDIYRKKLQPTKNIIAFFAFVSFFPQLVAGPIERASHLLPQFFKKRMINKDVLKKGLKRILWGLFKKVVVADNMALFVDPVFNNPGYYSGLTTLLAVFFFAIQIYCDFSGYSDIAIGSSRILGFRLMINFNIPYFSASIKEFWSKWHISLSTWFRDYVYIPLGGSKVSIGVWQRNLIITFIVSGFWHGANWTFLIWGGIHGLFNSIEALFGKINLFKKLNFGFIAYIYTFLVVCFGWVFFRANSFNDAIVVINNILQCDLYMDRVINPYSFTVIVISFVILFVFEIVTKNDYMMNVYKNHRWLRWMSYYIMIISIILFGQVSSSEFIYFQF, encoded by the coding sequence ATGCTATTTAACTCTATCACTTTTTTTATATTTTTTTCAATTTTCCTGATTTTATATTGGGGATTTGCCAAAAAAAACTTAAAGCTGCAGAATTTCATGATTCTGATTGCCAGTTACGTTTTTTATGGTTGGTGGGATTGGCGTTTTTTATCTTTGATTATTTTGAGTTCAATTATTGATTATGCAGCAGGAATAAAAATACATAACTCTTTTGATCAATCTGGGAAGCGTCGATACCTTTTTATTAGTCTCCTTGTAAATTTAGGAGCCCTAGGCTTATTTAAATATTTTAATTTTTTTATTGAGTCTTGGAATGAATCGTGGCAAATGTTTGGTATTCAAATGTCTTTACCTGTCATGCAGATAATCCTACCTGTTGGTATAAGTTTTTATACATTTCAAACACTCAGTTATACAATTGATATTTACCGTAAAAAATTACAACCAACCAAAAATATAATTGCCTTTTTTGCTTTTGTTAGTTTCTTTCCTCAGCTAGTTGCAGGGCCTATTGAAAGGGCATCGCATCTTCTACCTCAGTTCTTTAAAAAACGAATGATTAACAAGGATGTTTTAAAAAAAGGGTTGAAAAGAATTCTATGGGGATTGTTTAAAAAAGTAGTTGTTGCCGATAATATGGCTTTATTCGTTGATCCTGTTTTTAATAATCCAGGTTATTATTCAGGGTTGACCACCTTATTGGCTGTTTTCTTTTTTGCCATTCAGATTTATTGTGATTTTAGCGGGTATTCTGATATTGCAATCGGTTCCTCACGAATATTAGGATTTCGATTAATGATTAATTTTAATATCCCTTATTTTTCAGCTTCAATAAAAGAATTTTGGAGCAAATGGCATATCTCACTTTCAACCTGGTTTCGGGATTATGTTTACATCCCCTTAGGAGGAAGCAAAGTGTCGATAGGAGTTTGGCAGAGAAATTTAATTATTACTTTTATTGTGTCAGGATTTTGGCATGGGGCGAATTGGACTTTTTTAATCTGGGGCGGAATTCATGGCCTATTTAATTCAATAGAAGCGTTATTTGGAAAAATAAATCTTTTCAAGAAATTAAACTTTGGGTTTATAGCTTATATTTACACATTTTTAGTAGTATGTTTTGGATGGGTGTTTTTTAGGGCCAACTCTTTTAATGATGCAATTGTTGTCATAAATAATATATTACAGTGTGATTTGTATATGGATAGGGTTATTAATCCATACAGTTTTACTGTAATAGTTATTTCATTTGTTATATTGTTTGTTTTTGAAATCGTAACAAAAAATGATTATATGATGAACGTTTATAAAAATCACAGATGGCTTAGATGGATGAGCTACTATATAATGATAATTAGTATTATTTTGTTTGGGCAGGTATCAAGTTCCGAATTTATATATTTTCAATTTTAA
- a CDS encoding alginate lyase family protein, with protein MRNSGPNPIKGIRLINKINLLFKNNPHNGKFIFLNKEVIYSSNKINWNDPNQEKLWLYNLHYFDYLIPLCQNPNQENFETIKKIIGDWIDKNPIGRGNGWEPYSLSLRIVNWIFVYSAYNNSFKKEEPFESKFLKSLYQQANYLTYFVEYHIQANHLFTNFKALVFAGLFFNNLKWLNMFVPKIINEIKEQILPDGGHYERSPMYQNIIITDFIDLVNIIYSLDKTLPDNVKSLKELLEEKLKKMMVWQNRILQPDGEVPLLGDSAFQIALKSQSLQQYYDLVVKKKWGSGKQNQVSSLTNSGYHVFRSDDQYLVFDTGELGVSYQPGHAHCDILSFEYSYKTERFFVDTGVGNYLENEVRLKARSIYAHNTAVVNEMDQAQLWKAFRMAKRVSDISSNKDENWVEGSYENKIDRGRKYHHSRKIELIDHKFFALQDTISSARLTSLEFLFHLAPGSKIDIENNQAKITIGNKTIVLIWESKLNPQLKDWFYTPEFGKIIPTKMLSFVPKVIKEGTYSFIISPFGNQKEANDYFKDSLN; from the coding sequence ATGAGAAATAGTGGCCCTAATCCTATTAAGGGCATCCGGTTAATAAATAAAATCAATCTTCTGTTTAAGAATAATCCACATAATGGTAAGTTTATTTTTCTCAATAAAGAAGTTATTTATAGCTCGAATAAAATAAACTGGAATGACCCAAATCAGGAAAAGCTGTGGCTTTATAATCTTCATTATTTTGATTACTTAATTCCATTATGTCAAAATCCAAACCAAGAGAATTTTGAAACAATTAAGAAAATTATTGGTGATTGGATTGACAAAAATCCAATTGGGCGTGGCAATGGATGGGAACCTTATTCGCTTTCCTTAAGAATCGTGAATTGGATATTCGTCTATTCTGCGTATAACAATTCTTTTAAAAAAGAAGAGCCATTTGAATCAAAGTTTCTGAAATCATTATATCAACAGGCAAATTATCTTACTTATTTTGTAGAGTACCATATTCAAGCAAATCATTTATTTACAAATTTTAAAGCATTGGTCTTTGCGGGACTATTTTTTAATAATCTAAAATGGCTAAATATGTTTGTCCCCAAAATTATAAATGAAATTAAAGAGCAAATTCTTCCTGACGGCGGACATTATGAAAGAAGCCCCATGTATCAAAATATCATCATTACAGATTTTATTGATTTGGTGAATATTATTTATTCTTTAGATAAAACTCTCCCTGATAATGTTAAAAGTTTAAAGGAGTTACTTGAAGAAAAATTAAAGAAAATGATGGTTTGGCAAAACAGAATATTGCAGCCCGATGGAGAAGTACCGTTATTAGGAGATAGTGCTTTTCAAATCGCTTTAAAGTCACAATCACTTCAGCAATATTACGATCTGGTAGTTAAAAAAAAGTGGGGATCCGGGAAACAAAATCAAGTGTCCTCATTAACAAATTCCGGCTATCATGTTTTCAGATCAGACGACCAATATTTAGTTTTTGATACAGGGGAATTAGGCGTATCATATCAACCTGGCCATGCACATTGTGATATTTTGAGTTTTGAATATTCATATAAAACAGAACGCTTTTTTGTTGATACAGGTGTGGGAAATTATCTTGAAAATGAAGTAAGGTTAAAGGCCAGAAGTATCTATGCTCATAATACAGCTGTAGTAAATGAGATGGACCAGGCTCAATTGTGGAAAGCGTTTAGAATGGCAAAAAGGGTATCAGACATTTCTTCCAATAAGGATGAAAACTGGGTGGAAGGGAGTTATGAAAACAAAATTGACCGCGGTAGAAAATATCATCATTCCCGTAAAATTGAATTAATTGACCATAAGTTTTTTGCTTTGCAGGATACGATTTCATCAGCCAGGCTAACTAGCTTAGAATTTTTATTCCATTTAGCACCAGGTTCCAAAATCGATATTGAAAATAACCAGGCAAAAATAACAATCGGAAATAAAACTATTGTTTTAATTTGGGAATCAAAACTTAACCCGCAATTAAAGGATTGGTTTTATACACCGGAATTTGGAAAAATTATTCCGACCAAAATGCTATCCTTTGTACCAAAGGTAATAAAGGAAGGAACATATTCATTTATAATTTCTCCTTTTGGTAATCAAAAAGAAGCAAATGACTATTTTAAAGATAGTTTGAATTAA
- a CDS encoding M48 family metallopeptidase, producing MEATNLQKAKQYEKINLVLSIFSTILSIVILILFVTLGYSAQLRDVISEWFENSYLQLLVFLFSIGLGYSVISFPLSFFGDFWLEHYFDLSNQTFFAWMWEKIKGFLVGLVLGVPLILAFYFFLLNYPATWWFWTATILFFFSIIIGKIAPQVIFPLFYKFEKLNDESLLTRMKSLAEKGKFSLEGVYRFDMSKSTKKANAAFTGMGKTKRIILGDTLIEKFNEDEIEGVFAHEVGHYVHKHIIQGVVVGTISSYLSLYIAHLVFSEIIVKYNFSSVADLAALPILSLIITVISLISSPLSNMLSRHNERQADTYALQNSTNPAAFIEALQKLAESNLSDPEPHPLIEFLFHSHPSVANRVKFAEGVLNQ from the coding sequence ATGGAAGCAACAAATCTTCAAAAAGCCAAACAGTATGAAAAGATAAATCTAGTTCTTTCCATTTTTAGCACAATCCTGTCAATCGTTATTCTAATATTATTTGTAACGCTTGGTTATTCTGCTCAACTTCGTGATGTAATTTCTGAATGGTTTGAAAATTCTTATTTACAACTTCTGGTTTTTCTGTTTAGTATCGGGTTAGGTTATTCGGTTATTTCTTTTCCTTTAAGTTTTTTTGGCGACTTTTGGCTGGAGCATTATTTCGATCTTTCCAACCAAACTTTTTTCGCATGGATGTGGGAGAAAATCAAAGGGTTTCTTGTCGGCCTTGTTCTAGGCGTTCCGCTAATCCTGGCCTTTTACTTCTTTTTACTAAACTACCCTGCAACCTGGTGGTTTTGGACCGCCACAATACTTTTTTTCTTCTCAATTATAATTGGCAAAATAGCTCCCCAGGTTATTTTTCCTCTGTTCTATAAGTTTGAAAAGCTCAATGATGAATCATTGCTTACGCGTATGAAATCTTTGGCAGAGAAAGGTAAGTTTTCATTGGAAGGTGTTTATCGTTTCGATATGAGCAAATCGACAAAGAAAGCAAATGCAGCTTTTACAGGAATGGGTAAAACCAAGCGGATAATTCTGGGTGACACGTTGATTGAGAAATTTAATGAAGATGAAATTGAAGGGGTTTTTGCACATGAGGTTGGCCACTATGTTCATAAACACATTATTCAAGGCGTTGTAGTTGGAACAATTAGCAGCTATTTAAGTCTTTATATCGCACATCTTGTTTTTAGCGAGATAATAGTAAAATACAATTTTTCAAGTGTAGCAGATTTGGCAGCACTTCCAATACTTTCATTGATCATCACGGTTATTTCTCTGATTTCATCACCCTTGTCTAATATGCTCAGCCGCCATAACGAACGACAGGCCGATACTTATGCTTTGCAAAATAGTACAAATCCTGCTGCATTTATAGAAGCTTTACAAAAACTGGCCGAATCTAACTTAAGTGATCCTGAACCGCATCCATTAATTGAATTCCTTTTTCATAGTCATCCTTCAGTTGCAAACAGAGTTAAATTTGCTGAAGGCGTATTAAACCAATAG
- a CDS encoding glycosyltransferase family 4 protein, with protein MSQKLNILYLSQYFPPEMGAPSARVFELSRRWVANGASVTILTGFPNHPTGVIPDEYKGTHFLREEKEGISVIRTYIYATANKGFVKRIFSYISFMVSSIVQGTKACGKQDIIIASSPQFFVGIAGYIISRLKRIPFIFEIRDLWPESIVQLGLIKNKYVISVLEWIEMFLYKKSDHIIAVADSTIEILSNRGVSKDKISVIKNGVDLNLFTDQGNQTALKEKYGFKDKFIVSYIGTHGLSHALDKVLETAELIRDQKEVMFLLVGEGAEKEKLQQEAKQKKLSNVIFVDQINKTQLPDYYALSDIVLVTLRKLPLFKHVIPSKIFEIMAMKRPIIISVDGEAKKIVEEADGGVFAEPENAAALKLAIENLYQENKKRIQLGENGREFVEKYFNRDLLADDYLKIITKLLI; from the coding sequence ATGTCCCAAAAATTAAATATTCTCTATCTTTCTCAATATTTCCCACCGGAGATGGGTGCGCCATCTGCCCGTGTTTTTGAACTTTCGCGCCGTTGGGTTGCGAATGGCGCTTCCGTTACCATTTTAACAGGTTTTCCAAATCATCCCACGGGAGTTATTCCAGACGAATATAAAGGGACTCATTTTCTCCGTGAGGAAAAAGAGGGCATCAGTGTTATCCGCACATATATTTATGCAACGGCAAATAAGGGTTTTGTAAAAAGAATATTCAGCTACATTTCTTTTATGGTTTCCAGTATTGTTCAGGGAACAAAAGCCTGTGGTAAACAGGATATAATTATCGCCAGCAGCCCACAATTTTTTGTTGGTATTGCCGGATACATAATTAGCCGTTTAAAAAGAATCCCCTTTATTTTTGAAATCCGTGATTTATGGCCAGAGTCTATCGTTCAGCTAGGCCTAATAAAAAATAAATATGTCATCTCTGTCCTGGAATGGATTGAAATGTTTCTATACAAAAAATCCGATCATATAATTGCTGTCGCCGATTCTACAATTGAGATATTATCAAATCGTGGAGTAAGCAAAGATAAAATATCGGTAATAAAAAATGGTGTTGATCTAAATCTTTTCACAGATCAGGGCAACCAAACTGCTTTAAAAGAGAAGTATGGTTTTAAGGACAAATTTATTGTTTCTTATATCGGAACACACGGGTTGTCTCACGCTTTGGATAAAGTCCTTGAAACTGCAGAGTTAATTAGGGATCAAAAAGAAGTGATGTTTTTACTTGTTGGTGAAGGTGCAGAGAAAGAAAAACTGCAACAGGAAGCAAAGCAGAAAAAATTATCGAATGTAATATTTGTTGATCAAATAAATAAAACCCAACTACCTGATTATTACGCATTATCCGATATTGTTCTTGTTACTCTTCGTAAACTGCCACTTTTCAAACATGTCATCCCATCAAAAATTTTTGAGATTATGGCAATGAAACGCCCAATAATTATTAGTGTGGATGGAGAAGCAAAAAAAATAGTTGAGGAGGCAGATGGAGGTGTTTTTGCAGAACCGGAAAACGCCGCTGCTTTAAAATTAGCTATTGAAAATCTATATCAAGAAAATAAAAAAAGAATTCAACTTGGGGAAAATGGCCGGGAATTTGTTGAGAAATATTTTAACCGCGATTTACTTGCCGATGATTATCTGAAAATCATAACGAAACTGCTAATTTAA
- the bamD gene encoding outer membrane protein assembly factor BamD: MKYLLSLTALALIIFACSSKLTEQEYYNKAKEAYSAQKFDIAVNNFKAIAENYQQGKHHSESLFMLGFIYANDLKNLDEAKKYYTEFVTKYPKHDLADDAKYEIETLGKDINELPIFQNATADSVVETPAN; this comes from the coding sequence ATGAAATATCTTTTAAGTCTGACAGCTCTTGCACTAATCATTTTTGCTTGTTCAAGCAAATTAACAGAGCAGGAATATTACAATAAAGCCAAAGAAGCTTACTCTGCTCAAAAATTTGATATTGCGGTGAATAATTTTAAAGCGATTGCAGAGAATTACCAGCAAGGCAAACACCATTCAGAATCACTATTTATGTTGGGTTTTATATACGCCAATGACTTAAAAAATCTCGATGAAGCAAAAAAATATTATACTGAGTTTGTAACCAAATATCCAAAACATGACCTGGCGGATGATGCAAAATATGAAATAGAAACCCTGGGCAAGGATATTAACGAGTTACCAATTTTTCAAAATGCAACGGCCGATTCTGTTGTAGAAACTCCTGCAAATTAG
- a CDS encoding glycosyltransferase: MVRLLFIGTFPPPEGGITLLAKLLLNKLQKSEKLEVDVINITLLYKGFKFFFNSVSVLVKLFYKIRMNDLVTFQTSANTFKILGPIVYFISKLYKKPLIVRRFAGNGIELYKSYSRITKYVINKTVFRADLTYYETSYQVDYFSKFSMQNVKNMPNHRDLIDSPMLHRNRASNFVFIGYVCPEKGINEIIKSFCRMRKNINIDIYGSDGMDIKFKINNFENIKYMGEFKNQNIYKILSKYDALILPSYWKGEGHPGVVVESLITGLPVIATNLKGISEIVEHNKTGLLISPKADEELYEAVTKLNENSEFYLKLKTNIAKTTKKLDAQYWYEEFEKDILSLL; encoded by the coding sequence ATGGTAAGATTGTTATTTATTGGGACATTTCCTCCACCCGAAGGGGGAATAACTTTGTTAGCAAAACTACTTTTGAATAAGCTGCAAAAATCGGAGAAACTAGAAGTTGATGTAATAAATATAACTCTATTATATAAAGGTTTTAAGTTTTTTTTTAATTCAGTTTCTGTTCTTGTAAAACTTTTTTATAAGATTAGAATGAACGATTTAGTCACTTTTCAAACTTCTGCAAATACTTTTAAAATTCTTGGACCAATTGTTTATTTTATTTCTAAACTTTACAAAAAGCCGTTAATTGTCAGGCGATTTGCAGGTAATGGTATTGAGCTTTACAAATCGTATTCTCGCATTACTAAATATGTTATAAACAAAACAGTATTTCGGGCCGATCTGACATATTATGAAACATCATATCAAGTCGATTATTTTTCAAAGTTTTCAATGCAAAATGTGAAAAATATGCCAAATCATAGAGACTTAATCGATTCACCAATGCTCCATAGGAACAGGGCTTCTAACTTTGTTTTTATTGGCTATGTCTGTCCGGAGAAAGGCATAAATGAGATTATTAAGTCTTTTTGCCGCATGAGAAAGAATATTAATATTGACATTTATGGTAGTGATGGAATGGATATTAAGTTTAAAATTAATAACTTTGAAAATATAAAATACATGGGTGAATTTAAAAATCAAAATATATATAAAATCTTATCAAAATATGATGCTTTAATTTTGCCTAGTTATTGGAAAGGAGAAGGACATCCTGGAGTAGTTGTTGAAAGTCTTATAACAGGATTGCCTGTAATTGCTACAAATCTAAAGGGTATTAGTGAAATTGTTGAACACAATAAAACGGGGTTATTAATTTCTCCAAAAGCTGACGAGGAATTATATGAAGCAGTCACTAAATTGAATGAAAATTCTGAATTTTACTTAAAACTAAAAACAAATATTGCAAAAACAACAAAAAAACTTGATGCACAATATTGGTATGAAGAGTTTGAAAAAGATATACTTAGTTTACTTTAG
- a CDS encoding glycosyltransferase family 4 protein — protein MKQYFLIISYEFPPFLGGAGTYSRELSVGLTSLGHEVTVLTSLHNDEKEAFGIDETLKSTHKINILRFKSIWKLFYFQLFYHLIKNFGKDYFDKFDSIILADHRATKFGMLFFKKALVKSVNVFHGGEIDSFYLTPNRYLKLFGIPGKYENMLFHCKANIAVSADLKNKIVTVLPSLNHKIDVVLHGIDTDLFQPTTKNKKISTLQKYNLEKRQLIILSASRLVKEKGQDNLIKAFSLIKDEIPNTKLIIAGDGNYINALKQQTADLQIQNSVLFTGNLAREELASLMGISDIFAMISRRKEEAFGLVFIEANACKVPVLAGAVAGVVEAVEDNVSGLLTDPNNILEVSDKLKKLILEDSFRKKLSESAYKRFKQGFTNLVMAKNTINLINGKG, from the coding sequence ATGAAACAATATTTTTTAATAATTTCTTACGAATTTCCCCCTTTTTTAGGCGGTGCAGGAACTTATTCTAGAGAATTATCGGTCGGTCTAACTTCTTTAGGACATGAAGTAACTGTCTTAACGTCATTACATAACGATGAGAAAGAGGCATTTGGAATTGACGAGACTCTTAAAAGTACTCATAAAATAAACATACTTCGTTTTAAAAGCATCTGGAAGTTATTTTATTTTCAATTATTCTATCATCTGATTAAGAATTTTGGAAAAGATTATTTTGATAAATTTGATTCTATAATTTTGGCTGATCATCGCGCCACAAAATTTGGTATGCTTTTTTTTAAAAAAGCTTTAGTTAAATCAGTCAATGTTTTTCATGGTGGGGAAATTGATAGTTTTTATCTGACACCTAACAGATATCTAAAATTATTTGGAATTCCTGGAAAATATGAGAATATGTTATTCCATTGCAAAGCAAATATTGCAGTTAGTGCTGATCTGAAAAATAAAATTGTTACGGTACTTCCTTCATTGAACCATAAAATAGATGTAGTACTTCATGGAATAGATACAGATTTATTCCAACCAACTACCAAAAATAAAAAAATATCTACTCTTCAAAAATATAATTTGGAAAAACGACAACTAATTATTCTTTCTGCATCTCGTCTTGTTAAGGAAAAAGGACAGGACAACTTGATTAAAGCATTTTCACTTATAAAGGATGAGATACCTAATACTAAACTAATCATTGCAGGAGATGGAAATTATATAAACGCTTTAAAACAGCAAACGGCCGATTTACAAATTCAGAATAGTGTTTTATTTACTGGGAATTTAGCAAGAGAAGAGCTTGCTAGTTTAATGGGTATATCTGACATATTCGCTATGATTTCTCGAAGAAAGGAAGAAGCATTCGGTCTTGTTTTTATTGAGGCGAATGCTTGTAAAGTTCCAGTTCTTGCTGGAGCAGTAGCTGGAGTTGTTGAGGCCGTTGAGGATAATGTTTCTGGTCTTTTGACAGATCCAAATAATATATTGGAAGTTTCTGATAAACTAAAAAAGCTAATTTTAGAAGATTCCTTCCGTAAAAAACTTTCAGAATCAGCATATAAGAGATTTAAACAAGGTTTTACTAACTTGGTTATGGCTAAGAATACTATAAATCTCATCAATGGAAAAGGTTAG